A part of Cicer arietinum cultivar CDC Frontier isolate Library 1 unplaced genomic scaffold, Cicar.CDCFrontier_v2.0 Ca_scaffold_4935_v2.0, whole genome shotgun sequence genomic DNA contains:
- the LOC101507399 gene encoding uncharacterized protein, whose product NKRQSKQDNAKFAHEEQDDEPVILMVTTKEDEVGTNLWYLDTGCLTHMSGRKDWFINLDESMKSKVKFANSSSLMAEGVGEVLIQNKNGKQSKISEGLFVPGLKCNLLSVGQLLEKGYMMKLEDKQLKTRNN is encoded by the coding sequence GCAACAAGAGGCAATCAAAACAAGATAATGCAAAGTTTGCTCATGAAGAGCAAGATGATGAACCTGTAATATTGATGGTAACCACTAAGGAAGATGAAGTGGGAACAAATTTATGGTACTTGGACACGGGATGCTTAACTCATATGTCTGGAAGGAAAGATTGGTTCATCAATCTTGATGAATCAATGAAAAGTAAAGTGAAATTTGCAAACAGTAGCTCACTTATGGCAGAGGGTGTAGGAGAAGTTCTAATTCAAAATAAGAATGGAAAACAGTCAAAGATTTCAGAAGGTCTATTTGTCCCTGGATTGAAGTGTAATCTTCTAAGTGTTGGTCAGCTGCTTGAGAAAGGTTACATGATGAAACTTGAGGATAAGCAATTGAAAACAAGAAACAACTGA